The window AGCTGACGACCTGGGCGCTTTATTCAAACGTCAAGCAGAGCCTGACGGCTGACGGCACATCGGCGGATTTCGCGCGTTACATTGCCCCCGCTCTCGGTGCCCCTACGAACCCGACCAACCTCGCCGTGCAGGCAGCCTGCTTTGCTTCAACCGCGGCCAATACCGGCTTCCCGGTCAATGCACCGGGCTTCATCGGCGCAATCCCTGTTCCCTTCATCTTTGCTCCGGCAACGGGCTCGACCTTTGGCCCGTATAGCCCGACAACCTGCGACGGCACCCAGTATCAGGTGCGCAACCAGAAGGACTTCAGCGGCGAAATCCGTCTGGCCTCGAACGGCAACGGCCCATTGTCATGGCAGATTGGTGCTTATTATCTCAACATCAGCCGCTTTGTGGGCGTCAGCCTCGGTGCCGACCTGGGTCAGGGCCTGATCAAGGAGCTCTATAACGCGCCGGGAACCGCCAACCCGACGTCACAGCTCTATGCCGACCGGTTCAAGACCAATGTCTATGCCGGATTTGGGTCGATCGACTATGCGCCATCGTCCAAGTTCAAGGCAGGCCTGGCGCTGCGCTATGATATTGAGGACCGCTCGGTTTCAAATCGGGTGCCCAATGTTCTCGACCCGATCACCGGTGCCAAGATCAACCCCGGCTTGCCGGCGACAGGCAGCATTCCTGACCAGTCCAAGGCGTTCAAGCAGCTGGAACCAAAGGTCACGATCAGCTTCCGCCCGGACCAGCACACCAATATCTATGCCAACTGGGGCATTGGGTTCAAAGCTGGCGGCTTCAACAATTCCGGCTCATCGGCAACGGTGAACAACAATTTCAACATCCCTGAAATTGGGGCCGGCGTTGTGGTCAACGATCAGTTCCGCAAGGAACGTTCAAGCGCGTTCGAAGCCGGCATCAAGGGTTCGCTGTTCGACAACCACCTGACCTTTGACCTTGCGGGCTATTACACCCGCGTCACCGACATGCAGTTCTTCGAATTCTTCGTTGGCAGCTTCGGCCTGCTGCGCGTCGTTTCGAACATCGACAAGGTTGACGTGAAGGGTGTCGAACTCAACGCCACGGCCCGGATCGTCGAAGGCGTCTCCCTGTTCGGTTCGGTCAACGTCACGGACAGCGAGATCAAAAAGAATGCGTCGCGTCCCTATACCGTGGGCAACAAGTCACCCTACACCGCCGATTACACGATCAACGTCGGCGGCCAGGTCGAGGTGCCGTTCACGGACAGCCTCAAGTTCAAGGTACGCGGTGACTATCGCGTCACTGGTCCGACCTATTTCCACACTGTCCAGGACCAGACCCGGCCGACCTTGTTCAGCCAGCTCCTGCCCATCTCTGCACTTGGTCTCCCGGCCTTTGTCGGGAACGCGAACTATAGCGTGGCAAAGCGCAATGCCTTTGGTGTCATGAATCTGCGCGCCGGTATCGAGGGCAACAACTGGCACATCACGGCGTTCGCCAACAACCTGTTCGACAAGAAGTATATCAACGAAGCGATCCCGGCGATCGAGTTCGGCGGTTCCTTCATCTCGCCGGGCGCACGTCGCCTCGCAGGCGTCGAAGTCGGATACAAGTTCTGACACAAAAAAGGTGCCACTTGCCTGCGATGGCAAGTGGCACCCTGTGTTTCTCCAAACCGGAAAATCAGAAGTTCTCAGCGCTCCGGACGGGCAAACAGTCCGTTGTCGATCGGGATTTCGACACCGGTCAGAAAGCGTGACTCGTCAGAGGCAAAATAAAGGACCGCGTTCGCCACATCTTTCGGCGCACCCAGTGCATCCTTTGGCAGAACACCTTCCGGAACAACCGCTTCCTGCCCTGCCCGGCCGCTGACGGCCTGAACCATCGGCGTTTCGATGCCGCCTGGCATCAGCACATTGCAGCGGATCGGATAGCCCTTGTCCTGGCAATGCATGGCGATCGATTTGGTCATCGCCCGGATTGCGCCTTTGGCAGCGGTATAGGCAATGATCGCGCCATAGCCGAGCAGCGATGCCGTCGACGCCATGTTGATGATCGACGCGGCTTCGGATCGTTTCAGCAGCGGCATCGCATATTTGCAGCCGAAGAATGTGCCTTCAACGTGAATGGCCATCTGGAGCCGGAAGTTTTCGGTCGAACAGTCTTCGATGCTCTCGAAAATAACGTTGCCGGCATTGTTGACGAGAATATCGAGCCGGCCGTGGCGGGCTTCGATATGGTCGATGACGCGCTTCCACTGATCCTCGAAGCGGACGTCATGCTGGAGGGCCTCGCCGCCAATCGCATCGGCAACGGCCTGCGCCTTTGCAATGTCGATGTCGGTCACGATGACCTTTGCGCCTTCTTCGGCAAGGCGAATGCAATCGGCCTTGCCCAGCCCCATTGCTCCGCCCGTCACTAATGCAACCTTGCCTTGAACCCGACCTGCCACGATGCTCTCCCTCTCTGAATTCCAAACACATGACGTCTATCGAAGCACAAATCCGGCCCATACTGTCGAAAGGAAGAGGCGTGCCTACCAATTTTGGCAAGCGCAGCCTTGCTGCCCCGTGCTACTCTATGGTGCCTTGGGAGATCATGATGGACGCCCGCGAAGTTGCTATGTTGAAGGCCATGATGGAATGGGAAGGGCGCCGCACCGCTCCCCCGCACGGCTTCCCTTCACTGCCCGACATGCCTGCGGGGCGCTACACCAGTCCCGAATATTTTGCGCTGGAGCGCGAGCATATTTTCCGGAAAAGCTGGCTCTTTGCCGGTCATATTGACGAAATCCCGGAACCTGGATGCCACGTCCGCTGGGAGAATGCGGGCGAGCCCCTGATCATCGTGCACGGCATGGATGGCGTAGTTCGCGCCTTCTACAACACCTGCCGCCATCGCGGCGCGCCAGTCGTGACGGCCGAACGCGGCAAGTCGTCCCGTCTCATGTGTGCTTATCATCATTGGACCTACAAGACGGACGGCAGTCTGGCCGGCATTCCCGAACAGCGCGACTTCATCGACTTCGATCCCAGCTGCCGCGGGTTGATCGCGGTGCGCTGCGAGATGTTTGGCAATTGCATATTCATCAACTTCGATGACGAGGCGATGTCGCTTCTCGACTGGCTCGGGCCGCTGGCGGACGAGTGGGCCGAATTCGGGTTTGACCGTGTGCGCCTCGCCGCGCGCCACAGTTTCGAACTCAAGTGCAACTGGAAAGTCGCGATGGAAGCGAACATGGAAGTCTACCATGTTCCCTTCATCCATCCCAACACAGTGGCGCCGCTCGTTGATTCAAGGCGCAATTTCAACAGCTTCTATGCCAATGGCCATGCGCGGATGCTGGCCCCGGCGCCACCGACGACGGATCGGGAGCATGTCCGTGCGATCGAAAGTCCGCCGGAGTGGAAATCGATCGACACGGTCGGAGAACTCGGCCGCACCTGCACGCAAAGCTATACCCTGTTCCCGAACTGGGTTTCGCCGCTGTCCAATTTCTTTGTTCCGCCGCTGATCTTCTGGCCGACCTCGCTCACGACAACTCGGCTTGAGCTCATCACCATGGCACTGGACTGGGGCGAAGGCCCTGTCCCAGACCTGTGGACTGTGCCGGATGCGACCAGCCCGAATGGCCGCCAAATGAGCCCGATCATCCTTGAAGACACGCAATTCGGCGAAGCGATCCAGAAATCCATGGCAAGCCGCGCGTTCAAGAGCGTGCCCCTTAGCTACCAGGAAGCGCGCATTTACAGTTTCCATCAACAGTGCGACCGGATGATCGGCATCGAGAATGTCCCGCCTGCCCTGCGCGTTGAACAGGTACTCGGCACCGAATGGCGCGCGCCGACCGATCCGCGCGTCGCGCAGATGCACAGCGAAACCAGTGCATCGGCACAACAATTGGCATCCTGAGGCTTCCGTTACGGAAACAAAGCCCAGACGCCGCCATGTGTCATTTCCGCCACACTTCGCCCAGTCCCTATCGCTTTTGCTAAATGAGAAAGCGCAGCAGGCCTCATAGGATTGGTAAGCGTTAAATATGGTCACGCCTGAAGCAGATCAATGCAGGTGGACCTCCAGCGTGTAACTATTGGGGAGGATAGATGATGACTGCTTTGTTCCACGATTCCATCCGTCGCGCAGGAAGCATGCGCAATTTGCTGTTGGCATCGGTGGGTGCAGCCTCGCTGCTTTCGATGCCAGCCTATGCGCAGACTGCTCCGGCAGAAGAGGATAGCGGCGAAATCTTCGTGACCGCACGTAAGACGACAGAAGCTCTCCAGGACGTTCCGGTCACCGTGACGGCTGTGACAAGCGATACGCTGGAAACCTATGGCGCCAATCAGGTCCAGGACGTTGCCGGCCGTGTGCCGACGCTGAACGTTCAGGTTGGCGGCTCCGGTTCGGGCGGTTCCATTTCACTCCGCGGTGTCGGCTCATCCGCCATTTCCGCATCCTTCGATTCCGCCGTGGCGTTCGATTTCGATGGCGTCGTGCAAAGCTCCATGCGTCTGGTTCAGGCTGGCTTCTTCGACGTCAAGCAGATTGAAGTTCTGAAAGGCCCGCAGTCGCTCTTCTTCGGCAAGAGCGCGTCCGCAGGTGTGTTCTCGCTGCATTCGGCCGATCCCACGAAGAATTGGGAAATCGCCGGCAAGGCATCCTATGAATTCGAAGAACGTGGCTATGTTGCCGGTGGCTACATTTCAGGGCCAATCACCGACACACTCGGCATTCGTATTGCGGCGCAGTACAATGATGTGTCGCGGTACAACCAGATCCAGCCGGGTGTCGGAACGGTCAACCCCAATCGCGGCCTCAAGGATTTCGTCGGTCGTGTGACCTTGAATTGGGAGCCGACGGATCGCTTCAAGGCGAACCTCAAGCTGAACTACATCACCAATCGCAATGATGGTGCCTCGCAGTTCCTCGATATTTATTGCGGCTTCAACGGTCGGGCGGATGAAGTCGTGCTGCTCGGCGGCGCGATTGCCATCCCGAACAAGGCAAACTGCAACTACAAAGACAAATATTTTGCCATTCCTGACGCGTCTTCGACAGCAACCACCAAATTCCCGGCGGGCAGCGCGGGCGAAAAATACTATCCGGGACACCCGTTCGGGCGCACCAACATCTTTTTTGGTCGGCTGAAGTGGGATCTTGATCTGACTGATACGCTGACATTCTCGTCGACGACTGGCTTGATGAAGCTGAATTCGATCGATTTCGACAGCTACAGCTATGCGGGTACGGGCCCGGCCTTCAATCCGAACGGGATTCCAATCGCATTGATTGCCCCGAGGCTGGCCGCCATCAACGGGGTAGGTGTACCGTTGGGCATGGGCTCAAGCGACCCCCAGAACAAGACTTACCAGTTCTCGCAGGAATATCGCCTCGCGAGCGACTTTGAAGGTCCGTTCAACTTCCAGCTGGGTGCGTTCTACGAATATCGCAAGCTCGATTTCAACACGTCGCAGCAGGCGGTCAACATCTCGATCATTGCTGCCGATCCGATCACCGGCGCTACCTATGATTACTACAAGAAGCACCAGACCAAGACCAATACCGTGTCCTTCTTCGGCAGTGCGACGTATGACATTACCGATCAGCTGGAATTGTCGGGCGGCCTGCGCTGGACAGACGAAAAGAAGGTCAACACGATCACGGTGCCTTATGTCCACCGGTTCCTGGGCCCGGGCCCGGCCTTCATCGGCAGCGGTTTCTTCTCCGGCCCGATCCGCTTCAAGG of the Aquisediminimonas profunda genome contains:
- a CDS encoding SDR family oxidoreductase, with product MAGRVQGKVALVTGGAMGLGKADCIRLAEEGAKVIVTDIDIAKAQAVADAIGGEALQHDVRFEDQWKRVIDHIEARHGRLDILVNNAGNVIFESIEDCSTENFRLQMAIHVEGTFFGCKYAMPLLKRSEAASIINMASTASLLGYGAIIAYTAAKGAIRAMTKSIAMHCQDKGYPIRCNVLMPGGIETPMVQAVSGRAGQEAVVPEGVLPKDALGAPKDVANAVLYFASDESRFLTGVEIPIDNGLFARPER
- a CDS encoding aromatic ring-hydroxylating oxygenase subunit alpha, with product MPTNFGKRSLAAPCYSMVPWEIMMDAREVAMLKAMMEWEGRRTAPPHGFPSLPDMPAGRYTSPEYFALEREHIFRKSWLFAGHIDEIPEPGCHVRWENAGEPLIIVHGMDGVVRAFYNTCRHRGAPVVTAERGKSSRLMCAYHHWTYKTDGSLAGIPEQRDFIDFDPSCRGLIAVRCEMFGNCIFINFDDEAMSLLDWLGPLADEWAEFGFDRVRLAARHSFELKCNWKVAMEANMEVYHVPFIHPNTVAPLVDSRRNFNSFYANGHARMLAPAPPTTDREHVRAIESPPEWKSIDTVGELGRTCTQSYTLFPNWVSPLSNFFVPPLIFWPTSLTTTRLELITMALDWGEGPVPDLWTVPDATSPNGRQMSPIILEDTQFGEAIQKSMASRAFKSVPLSYQEARIYSFHQQCDRMIGIENVPPALRVEQVLGTEWRAPTDPRVAQMHSETSASAQQLAS
- a CDS encoding TonB-dependent receptor codes for the protein MKTTKIILMSSIAALAVTSVPALAQTAETEGSGEEIIVTARRQSERLIDVPASVSVITAQALADTGAKNAQDFTALTPGVTIVTGTAEAGDTQINIRGINGARDAESSVALVVDGILKTNTAQLNQNQGTLRQIEILKGPQGAIYGRNAAAGAIVISTLKPGDHLEAGVTASYANEKTIETSAYVATPVGDNAGIVLSGYYRTTDGFYRNILLNKKVVDDQEVGSVDGRFVANLGDATQLDVKARYAKLSGASINFNAAFHLPNFAAANPAFNEDVDDHPFRYYSNIRPTNDQKSFDASIKLDHDFGSTKLTTWALYSNVKQSLTADGTSADFARYIAPALGAPTNPTNLAVQAACFASTAANTGFPVNAPGFIGAIPVPFIFAPATGSTFGPYSPTTCDGTQYQVRNQKDFSGEIRLASNGNGPLSWQIGAYYLNISRFVGVSLGADLGQGLIKELYNAPGTANPTSQLYADRFKTNVYAGFGSIDYAPSSKFKAGLALRYDIEDRSVSNRVPNVLDPITGAKINPGLPATGSIPDQSKAFKQLEPKVTISFRPDQHTNIYANWGIGFKAGGFNNSGSSATVNNNFNIPEIGAGVVVNDQFRKERSSAFEAGIKGSLFDNHLTFDLAGYYTRVTDMQFFEFFVGSFGLLRVVSNIDKVDVKGVELNATARIVEGVSLFGSVNVTDSEIKKNASRPYTVGNKSPYTADYTINVGGQVEVPFTDSLKFKVRGDYRVTGPTYFHTVQDQTRPTLFSQLLPISALGLPAFVGNANYSVAKRNAFGVMNLRAGIEGNNWHITAFANNLFDKKYINEAIPAIEFGGSFISPGARRLAGVEVGYKF
- a CDS encoding TonB-dependent receptor; amino-acid sequence: MMTALFHDSIRRAGSMRNLLLASVGAASLLSMPAYAQTAPAEEDSGEIFVTARKTTEALQDVPVTVTAVTSDTLETYGANQVQDVAGRVPTLNVQVGGSGSGGSISLRGVGSSAISASFDSAVAFDFDGVVQSSMRLVQAGFFDVKQIEVLKGPQSLFFGKSASAGVFSLHSADPTKNWEIAGKASYEFEERGYVAGGYISGPITDTLGIRIAAQYNDVSRYNQIQPGVGTVNPNRGLKDFVGRVTLNWEPTDRFKANLKLNYITNRNDGASQFLDIYCGFNGRADEVVLLGGAIAIPNKANCNYKDKYFAIPDASSTATTKFPAGSAGEKYYPGHPFGRTNIFFGRLKWDLDLTDTLTFSSTTGLMKLNSIDFDSYSYAGTGPAFNPNGIPIALIAPRLAAINGVGVPLGMGSSDPQNKTYQFSQEYRLASDFEGPFNFQLGAFYEYRKLDFNTSQQAVNISIIAADPITGATYDYYKKHQTKTNTVSFFGSATYDITDQLELSGGLRWTDEKKVNTITVPYVHRFLGPGPAFIGSGFFSGPIRFKDSNVSPEVSLRYKVTPDVSIYAAYKTGFKSGGIDNSALPSNSLSQAALSGDFSSLIYKSETAKGGEVGAKMQLAGRSLTINVSAFDYIFKNLQLQNFNSTTVQFVTFNASELTSKGADIDFAWKTPVEGLRFSGGLAYTDAKFTKDLNIARNPDPQFPESTVTATNPKPSENLKGRAVSRAPKFAGNVAFDWTVPVSDSLEFGLNGNMAYSGSYWTANNSNFTAEQRPFGDVKQKSYVTFDGSISISAPDKKWKLSLVGLNLANKIYVLTSGTRPFAAPAGGYGTPGTATYVPRGDDIGVNINRGRQVFVEASFKF